From one Tsukamurella tyrosinosolvens genomic stretch:
- a CDS encoding NAD(P)H-quinone oxidoreductase, whose product MRAIVVDDEKNLVIDEIPTPVPAAGEVLVRIEAAGINRADLLQRQGLYPPPPGITDVMGMEVSGTVVLLGPDVDGPAVGDEVCALMAGGGYAEYAVVPAAQLLPVPAGVPLIDAAALPEVASTVWSTIVMDAGLKAGDLLLVHGGGSGIGTHAIQVAKALGARVAVTVGSEGKAQRCRELGADIVINYREQDFAAELAGQVDVILDIMGGSYLPRNIDALGVGGRLVIIGMQGGFTGEVNVGALIGKRARIIGLNVRNRPLTGPGSKAEIVAAVAANEWPLVEKGLIEPVISARLPLAEAEQGQALLESKDSVGKVLLLPREA is encoded by the coding sequence ATGCGCGCGATCGTCGTCGACGACGAGAAGAACCTCGTCATCGATGAGATCCCCACCCCCGTTCCCGCCGCCGGCGAGGTCCTCGTCCGCATCGAGGCGGCAGGGATCAACCGCGCCGACCTCCTGCAGCGCCAGGGCCTCTACCCGCCCCCGCCCGGGATCACCGACGTCATGGGCATGGAGGTCTCGGGCACCGTCGTTCTGCTGGGCCCGGACGTCGATGGCCCCGCCGTCGGCGACGAGGTGTGCGCTCTCATGGCGGGCGGCGGCTACGCCGAGTACGCGGTGGTCCCCGCAGCGCAGTTGCTGCCCGTTCCGGCCGGCGTCCCGCTGATCGACGCAGCGGCACTCCCGGAGGTCGCGAGCACCGTGTGGTCCACGATCGTCATGGACGCCGGACTGAAGGCCGGCGATCTGCTCCTCGTGCACGGCGGTGGCAGCGGCATCGGGACCCATGCGATCCAGGTCGCGAAGGCGCTCGGCGCGCGGGTGGCCGTCACCGTCGGTTCGGAGGGCAAGGCCCAGCGCTGTCGCGAGCTCGGCGCCGACATCGTGATCAATTACCGCGAGCAGGACTTCGCCGCCGAGCTGGCGGGCCAGGTCGATGTGATCCTCGACATCATGGGCGGCAGCTACCTCCCCCGGAACATCGACGCGCTGGGCGTCGGCGGGCGGCTCGTGATCATCGGTATGCAGGGCGGGTTCACGGGTGAGGTGAACGTCGGCGCGCTCATCGGCAAGCGGGCCCGGATCATCGGACTGAACGTGCGGAACCGGCCCCTGACCGGCCCCGGATCGAAGGCGGAGATCGTCGCCGCGGTCGCCGCGAACGAGTGGCCGCTCGTGGAGAAGGGCCTCATCGAGCCAGTGATCTCCGCGCGGCTGCCGCTCGCCGAGGCGGAGCAGGGACAGGCCCTCCTCGAATCGAAGGACTCCGTCGGCAAGGTGCTGCTCCTGCCGCGGGAAGCCTGA
- a CDS encoding MlaD family protein, with the protein MNAQARHALAALGAIVVLLCGGWMLRAVGPAMLPTPGEASSGWTLKIEFADVLNVPDRAKVRLLGRDVGSLAHVRLHDKSAEVTLRIEPETRIPRASMAELRQDTPLGDIYIALTPNPALPTGPYFADGDTVPQAQTRAPVQMEQLLTSLADFLGSGSLPQLGNTFDRINSSLPRDPALTKQIVGNLSTTINAWAQDTGSLDTALTSLVDLTGRLAAERDRLSEYLAPGAEARWKTVIETGDIVAVFAALAPMFTNAAFLVPTLRETNSLLAAVLRPLLYFDRPAGSTRPDNIVNLRNLLRDNVIPYLHDGAKVNVVRLGIGDQMPSGEQADQAIRTLRMLGVVR; encoded by the coding sequence ATGAACGCACAGGCCAGGCATGCTCTCGCCGCTCTCGGAGCGATTGTGGTCCTCCTGTGCGGCGGATGGATGCTGCGCGCGGTCGGTCCCGCGATGCTCCCCACCCCCGGAGAAGCATCGTCGGGATGGACGTTGAAGATCGAGTTCGCCGACGTGCTCAACGTTCCCGACCGGGCGAAAGTGCGCCTGCTCGGCCGCGATGTCGGATCCCTTGCGCACGTGCGCCTGCACGACAAGAGCGCGGAGGTCACTCTCCGCATCGAGCCTGAGACGCGGATCCCCCGCGCCTCCATGGCGGAGCTGCGTCAGGACACCCCGCTCGGGGACATCTACATCGCGCTCACTCCGAACCCCGCCCTACCGACGGGCCCCTATTTCGCCGATGGCGATACGGTTCCGCAGGCACAGACCCGCGCCCCGGTCCAGATGGAACAGTTGCTGACGAGTCTGGCCGACTTCCTCGGCAGCGGCAGCCTGCCCCAGCTGGGCAACACGTTCGACCGGATCAACAGCAGCCTGCCGCGGGACCCCGCCCTGACGAAGCAGATCGTGGGCAATCTCAGCACCACCATCAACGCCTGGGCCCAGGACACTGGCAGCCTCGACACCGCCCTGACCTCGCTGGTGGACCTCACCGGCCGCCTCGCCGCGGAACGTGACCGGTTGAGCGAGTACCTCGCCCCCGGTGCCGAAGCGCGGTGGAAGACCGTGATCGAAACCGGCGACATCGTGGCGGTCTTCGCGGCGCTCGCGCCGATGTTCACCAACGCCGCCTTCCTTGTGCCGACACTGCGCGAGACCAACTCGCTCCTCGCAGCGGTCCTGCGCCCGCTGCTGTACTTCGACCGCCCCGCTGGATCGACGAGGCCCGACAACATCGTCAACCTGCGAAACCTCCTCCGTGACAATGTCATCCCGTACCTGCACGACGGAGCGAAGGTCAACGTCGTGCGACTGGGGATCGGAGACCAAATGCCCAGTGGAGAACAAGCGGACCAAGCGATCAGAACGCTGAGAATGCTCGGGGTCGTGCGATGA
- a CDS encoding acetoacetate decarboxylase family protein, translating to MTAAATDTVEVDLGGRTVRIPRDGLYDRYRMDTPLDEIAADPRVRDVDFFRALPKARVDSPIGPTRTPNFYYAMSSARLTMLAPTRAIRRRLPEELTPLEVAPGLGLVSVMFFRYDVCDIDFYTEAAVGVAVRPARHGGPGVADLASALGGDHLHSYVLSLPVNTEIAQVRGHDGYGFPKWVTDLDVDITAASTSARVATADGGVDLAFSARTPRQRAHASGAKVSTLTSYTRRGNAWFATLNQTNVLATGTSPFPRGIDLTLGEGRMSDDVRSLRPIRAIALDVNTGAQAALHMPVPISVR from the coding sequence ATGACCGCAGCAGCAACCGACACCGTCGAGGTCGACCTGGGCGGTCGCACCGTCCGCATCCCGAGGGACGGCCTCTACGACCGGTACCGGATGGACACACCGCTCGACGAGATCGCCGCCGACCCGCGCGTACGCGACGTCGACTTCTTCCGCGCGCTGCCGAAGGCGCGGGTCGACTCCCCCATCGGCCCCACGCGCACGCCGAACTTCTACTACGCGATGTCCTCCGCGCGACTGACGATGCTCGCCCCGACCCGCGCCATCCGCCGGCGGCTCCCCGAGGAACTGACCCCGCTGGAGGTCGCGCCCGGCCTGGGCCTCGTCTCGGTCATGTTCTTCCGCTACGACGTCTGCGACATCGACTTCTACACCGAGGCCGCCGTCGGGGTCGCGGTACGCCCGGCGCGCCACGGCGGCCCGGGCGTCGCGGATCTCGCCTCCGCACTCGGCGGCGACCACCTGCACTCCTACGTCCTCTCACTCCCGGTCAACACCGAGATCGCGCAGGTCCGCGGGCACGACGGCTACGGCTTCCCGAAATGGGTCACCGACCTCGACGTCGACATCACCGCCGCGAGCACCTCCGCCCGGGTCGCCACCGCCGACGGTGGCGTCGATCTCGCCTTCTCCGCCCGCACCCCACGGCAGAGGGCGCACGCCAGCGGCGCGAAGGTCTCCACGCTCACGTCCTACACGCGGCGCGGGAACGCCTGGTTCGCCACGCTCAACCAGACCAACGTCCTCGCGACCGGGACCTCGCCGTTCCCCCGCGGAATCGACCTCACGCTCGGCGAGGGCCGCATGTCCGACGACGTCCGATCCCTCAGGCCGATCCGCGCCATCGCGCTGGACGTGAACACTGGAGCACAGGCGGCCCTGCACATGCCCGTCCCGATCTCCGTCCGCTGA
- a CDS encoding TetR/AcrR family transcriptional regulator, translating to MEVVMVIGRPRGFDDEEVLSAAERVFWEKGFDGTTLADLREATGLNPGSLYGAFGSKAGLFARVVEHYRQTVAGYIPAALEKESFNEVVRALLEGVIRAATDERTPPGCLLVHSSLSSSGIPDEMRKEIRLQRAGIQSSISERAREAQAKGELSGAVSADGVAAYTLVLSNGLAAAASSGIETRALKEVIELALGRLPWDHA from the coding sequence GTGGAGGTTGTGATGGTGATTGGGCGGCCGCGTGGATTCGACGATGAGGAGGTGTTGAGTGCGGCGGAGAGGGTGTTCTGGGAGAAGGGGTTCGATGGGACGACCCTCGCGGATCTGCGCGAGGCGACGGGGCTGAACCCTGGCAGCCTCTACGGCGCGTTCGGGTCCAAGGCGGGGCTGTTCGCCCGCGTTGTGGAGCACTACCGCCAGACGGTCGCTGGGTACATCCCCGCGGCTCTTGAGAAGGAGTCGTTCAACGAGGTGGTGCGCGCTCTACTGGAGGGCGTGATCCGCGCGGCGACGGATGAGCGGACTCCGCCAGGATGTCTACTCGTGCACAGTTCGCTCTCCTCGAGCGGCATTCCTGATGAGATGAGGAAAGAGATTCGCCTTCAGCGCGCAGGGATTCAGAGTTCGATCTCGGAGCGGGCGCGGGAGGCGCAGGCGAAGGGGGAGCTCTCGGGCGCGGTGTCCGCCGACGGGGTGGCGGCGTACACGCTCGTGCTGTCGAACGGCCTGGCCGCCGCTGCATCATCCGGGATTGAAACGCGCGCCCTCAAGGAGGTGATCGAACTGGCTTTGGGACGGCTTCCGTGGGATCACGCCTGA
- a CDS encoding cupin domain-containing protein — protein sequence MTSKVSATNVADQHTFSYYGAAASVKLSSEQTSDRFYMISSTIRPGIAPPLHVHHFEDEVYVVLRGTVRYFHGADWLDECETVDVSAGGSVWLPRGIPHTWDTVTSESDILLITNNGNFERFTNKIVDLELGNVRHDNDIAYLYREHGMEVLGPAPDLHGVGGSR from the coding sequence GTGACCAGCAAGGTCTCCGCCACCAACGTCGCCGACCAACACACCTTCTCCTACTACGGCGCCGCCGCGTCGGTGAAACTCAGCTCCGAGCAGACCTCCGATCGCTTCTACATGATCTCCTCGACCATTCGCCCAGGGATAGCCCCTCCGCTGCATGTGCATCATTTCGAGGACGAGGTCTACGTGGTGTTACGCGGAACCGTCAGATACTTCCATGGCGCTGACTGGCTCGACGAATGCGAGACAGTGGACGTATCGGCCGGCGGGTCGGTGTGGCTGCCACGAGGCATCCCGCACACCTGGGACACCGTCACGAGCGAAAGTGACATTCTACTGATCACCAACAACGGCAACTTCGAGCGGTTCACAAACAAGATCGTCGACCTCGAGCTCGGCAACGTCCGCCACGACAATGACATCGCGTACCTCTATCGCGAGCACGGAATGGAAGTGCTCGGCCCAGCCCCGGACCTCCATGGCGTCGGGGGCTCGCGGTAG
- a CDS encoding MlaD family protein, with the protein MRRELIANLVTFTIVLAVGISTLVIGYMGLRPGTEFTRVTLQLPRSSQLVTGSSVLLRGVRIGEVERVDLAPAGAAVRLKYPRVKRIPADARVSIEQLSALGEPYVEISPTGSDGPYLADGAVVDPKHVKVPTSIPDLFRSLAAVGKIADAGPLAEIVSTMWQATNGADRVMPRLTQAGELLTVTIVSRLPQIRRMFADTQTYSADLAWVGPAISQFGPSFHSTIAVIRPAIDKVLELVTTLAMPTPLTDVLHPFMAKVQPSLTALTPKVSEVLSPALAIVKAINTTVPAIDFSAFLGSALAMFDNDGTARLQITVPVPGTPMSAPPTPTASPTHPSAPTTSRIPPVRPSTPTPTPTPR; encoded by the coding sequence ATGAGACGCGAACTGATCGCCAACCTGGTGACCTTCACCATCGTGCTCGCCGTGGGCATCAGCACCCTCGTCATCGGCTACATGGGTCTGCGACCCGGCACCGAGTTCACCCGCGTGACACTTCAGCTGCCACGATCGTCCCAACTGGTCACGGGATCATCCGTGCTCCTCCGGGGAGTGCGGATCGGCGAGGTCGAGCGAGTGGACCTCGCGCCGGCCGGTGCGGCCGTACGCCTGAAATACCCTCGAGTGAAACGGATTCCCGCTGACGCCCGGGTGTCGATAGAACAACTCAGCGCGCTGGGTGAGCCCTACGTCGAGATCTCCCCCACCGGCTCCGACGGCCCCTATCTCGCCGACGGAGCAGTAGTCGACCCGAAGCACGTCAAGGTGCCGACCTCCATCCCCGACCTGTTCCGTTCGCTGGCGGCGGTCGGCAAGATCGCGGACGCCGGTCCCTTGGCCGAGATCGTCAGCACGATGTGGCAGGCGACGAACGGCGCCGACCGGGTGATGCCGAGACTGACGCAGGCAGGCGAACTGCTCACCGTCACGATCGTGTCCCGGCTCCCTCAGATCCGGCGGATGTTCGCCGATACGCAGACCTACTCCGCCGACCTCGCGTGGGTGGGACCGGCGATCTCCCAGTTCGGTCCGAGCTTTCACAGCACGATCGCCGTCATCCGTCCCGCGATCGACAAAGTGCTCGAGCTGGTCACGACATTGGCCATGCCCACGCCGCTCACCGACGTGCTGCACCCGTTCATGGCCAAGGTGCAGCCGTCTCTCACCGCACTGACACCGAAGGTGTCCGAGGTTCTCAGCCCGGCTCTGGCGATCGTCAAGGCGATCAACACGACCGTGCCGGCGATCGACTTCAGTGCCTTCCTGGGCTCGGCTCTCGCGATGTTCGACAACGACGGCACGGCCCGGCTCCAGATCACCGTCCCCGTGCCCGGCACTCCCATGTCCGCCCCGCCCACGCCCACCGCGAGCCCCACGCACCCCTCCGCACCGACGACATCCCGCATTCCTCCAGTCCGCCCCTCGACACCGACACCGACACCGACCCCGAGGTAG
- a CDS encoding MarR family winged helix-turn-helix transcriptional regulator, which yields METRLWKGLEDRLADAGLPRLGSVETMNVIASGRQVRPLDVATALVITPGAATKIIERLVQARMLERVASTDDRRSHTLRLTDRGESALADSSDLADKYFAEHWPADERFDAFLAAYRNRLLDR from the coding sequence GTGGAGACCAGACTCTGGAAGGGACTGGAAGACCGCCTCGCCGACGCCGGCCTCCCTCGCCTCGGATCCGTCGAAACCATGAACGTGATCGCCTCAGGCCGACAGGTGCGGCCCCTCGATGTCGCAACCGCCCTCGTCATAACCCCGGGCGCGGCGACGAAGATCATCGAGCGCCTCGTCCAGGCACGAATGCTGGAGCGAGTAGCAAGCACCGACGACCGGCGCAGTCACACTCTTCGCCTCACCGATCGCGGCGAGAGCGCTCTCGCGGACTCGTCCGACCTCGCCGACAAGTACTTCGCCGAACACTGGCCGGCAGACGAGCGCTTCGACGCCTTCCTCGCCGCGTACCGGAACCGCCTGCTCGATCGTTGA
- a CDS encoding TetR/AcrR family transcriptional regulator, producing MSNSRAEPVTSGERRESRREQIIRAGFAELCDRGYEATTIADIARRAGISQGAMYRHFSGKRELLDEVFDYGVERMWDKIEPEELLSAADPADAVIAERISEAGRRLFQLLDEEPDLLRLLIVESTAIDPELRMRAVGVENILISYLAPMLAATRQARSPELPPSVDSDVVARMLVALLAPGLAASMADRFSGERRERFIESARIFIENGIFTEGDSGDGEK from the coding sequence GTGTCGAACAGCCGCGCCGAACCCGTGACGAGCGGGGAACGCCGGGAAAGCAGGCGCGAACAGATCATCCGCGCCGGGTTCGCGGAACTGTGCGACCGCGGATACGAAGCGACGACGATCGCGGACATCGCACGCCGCGCCGGGATCTCGCAGGGCGCGATGTACCGCCATTTCTCGGGAAAGCGCGAACTGCTCGACGAGGTCTTCGACTACGGCGTCGAACGCATGTGGGACAAGATCGAACCGGAGGAATTGCTCAGCGCGGCCGATCCGGCGGATGCCGTGATCGCGGAGCGGATCTCCGAGGCCGGACGCCGCCTCTTCCAACTGCTCGATGAGGAGCCGGACCTGCTGCGACTGCTCATCGTCGAAAGCACCGCGATCGACCCCGAGCTACGAATGCGAGCCGTAGGGGTCGAGAACATCCTGATCAGCTACTTGGCGCCGATGCTCGCAGCGACGCGGCAGGCGAGGAGTCCGGAACTTCCTCCGTCCGTCGACAGCGATGTCGTGGCTCGGATGCTCGTTGCCCTTCTCGCACCGGGACTCGCCGCCTCGATGGCCGATCGATTCTCGGGTGAACGGCGCGAGCGGTTCATCGAGTCCGCGCGGATCTTCATCGAGAACGGCATCTTCACGGAGGGTGACAGCGGTGACGGCGAGAAGTAG
- a CDS encoding zinc-binding dehydrogenase has product MRAVVLDDVGDSSTLRPRMLPVPEPPRGWVRVQVRAAGVQGSDLYPLRERADGGRVPFVPGIEAVGVVETSASERFGAGEQVAVVLGGTRRTFGGGYAQYMVVPDSAVTAFRSGLPWSVLGAVPETLQTAYGSLSVGIGLQAGQSLLIRGGTSALGYVATALAVDRGATVLATTRRADRLGDLARRGVHVPLVDNGKVAEQVRSMMPDGVDAALELVGTGTLRDTLDATRMQGTVCITRMLSGQRAVEGFRPVDYLPRGVRLTAYNGAAPDLPAAVLQRHLDMIADGRIDRGPVMTYPLDQASRAHDDIEHGRVFGKAVLIVDHDPDRVTARTESSSYDRTACEGDGR; this is encoded by the coding sequence ATGCGGGCGGTCGTCCTCGATGATGTCGGCGACAGTTCGACGCTTCGGCCGCGGATGCTGCCGGTGCCGGAGCCGCCGCGCGGCTGGGTTCGTGTGCAGGTACGTGCTGCGGGTGTCCAGGGCTCCGATCTGTATCCACTGCGCGAGCGCGCGGACGGTGGACGTGTGCCGTTCGTGCCGGGTATCGAGGCCGTCGGTGTCGTCGAGACGTCGGCGAGCGAACGTTTCGGCGCCGGAGAACAGGTCGCCGTGGTGCTCGGGGGCACGAGAAGGACGTTCGGCGGCGGCTACGCGCAGTACATGGTGGTACCTGACTCCGCTGTCACCGCTTTCCGATCCGGTCTTCCGTGGTCGGTCCTCGGCGCCGTCCCGGAGACCCTGCAGACCGCCTACGGCTCACTGTCGGTCGGCATTGGTCTGCAGGCAGGGCAGTCATTGCTGATCCGTGGCGGAACGTCCGCGCTGGGTTATGTCGCGACCGCTCTGGCTGTAGATCGGGGTGCGACGGTACTCGCAACCACGCGCCGCGCCGACCGCCTCGGCGATCTGGCTCGTAGAGGCGTGCACGTGCCGCTCGTCGACAATGGGAAGGTCGCTGAACAGGTTCGTTCCATGATGCCGGATGGGGTCGACGCGGCATTGGAACTGGTCGGCACCGGTACCCTTCGAGACACTCTCGACGCGACGCGAATGCAGGGCACGGTCTGCATCACGCGCATGCTGTCCGGCCAGCGTGCGGTCGAGGGCTTCCGCCCGGTCGACTACCTTCCACGAGGAGTGCGTCTGACGGCCTACAACGGGGCTGCGCCCGATCTGCCCGCCGCGGTTTTGCAGCGTCACCTGGACATGATCGCCGACGGGCGTATCGATCGGGGCCCGGTGATGACCTACCCGCTCGATCAGGCATCGCGCGCTCACGACGATATCGAACACGGAAGAGTCTTCGGCAAAGCGGTGCTGATCGTCGATCACGACCCCGACCGGGTCACCGCGCGGACGGAATCGAGTTCCTACGATCGAACCGCGTGCGAGGGGGACGGGCGATGA
- a CDS encoding ABC1 kinase family protein, with amino-acid sequence MTNSQGGRAGRLGVVASEHLSRAAMRRVKAPFQTEQARVDERDRQALILAEDLVRTLGAMKGGAMKIGQVLSLLDLGLTSREASEDFARTLSVLYDTAPHVASSRMVAVMERELGAAMRLIAEVEPEPIAAASIGQVYRATLHDGRTVAIKVQYPDIGTAVRADLKNLALFAKLRARKYPSFELSALVDEVSIRVRRELDYAAELAHHRAVLGRFAGHPVFVIPELVEELCTERVLTTEFLDGPSLGAAGDLPATMRDHLGEAVYRFYSGGLYEFGEFCADPHPGNVVILPDGKVGFLDFGLYVRMDPQHSRLERGILRATLDGDDDLAYALVLQTGFLADPEAMPRQTVLEFIEVGVAWQAAPGPTTITRDVARALTRKMMLPSSPYYSAVRRQRLPDAYLFARRTELTTCALLATFEPTAPWRAIAMEWLAGAPPVTPMGHLVHQWRCDRERFAELD; translated from the coding sequence ATGACGAATTCTCAGGGCGGCCGCGCCGGTCGGCTCGGAGTCGTTGCCTCCGAGCACCTGTCACGCGCGGCGATGCGCCGGGTCAAGGCACCCTTCCAGACCGAGCAAGCACGCGTGGACGAGCGCGACCGCCAGGCCCTCATCCTCGCCGAAGATCTCGTCCGCACCCTCGGAGCGATGAAGGGCGGCGCGATGAAGATCGGACAGGTTCTGTCGCTGCTGGACCTCGGGCTCACCTCACGGGAAGCGAGCGAGGACTTCGCTCGCACGCTCAGTGTGCTCTACGACACGGCGCCGCACGTCGCCTCGTCGCGCATGGTCGCCGTCATGGAGCGAGAGCTGGGGGCCGCAATGCGTTTGATCGCCGAGGTGGAGCCCGAACCCATTGCGGCCGCCTCGATCGGTCAGGTCTACCGAGCGACTCTGCACGACGGACGGACCGTTGCGATCAAGGTCCAATACCCGGACATCGGTACTGCGGTACGCGCCGACCTGAAGAACCTTGCTCTCTTCGCGAAACTCCGAGCGCGCAAGTATCCCAGTTTCGAACTGTCCGCCCTTGTGGACGAGGTCAGTATCAGAGTCCGCAGAGAACTGGACTACGCGGCGGAACTGGCGCACCACCGCGCCGTGCTCGGGCGTTTCGCCGGCCACCCTGTGTTCGTCATTCCAGAACTCGTCGAGGAACTCTGCACCGAGCGGGTGCTGACCACCGAGTTTCTCGATGGGCCTTCGTTGGGCGCCGCGGGCGACCTGCCAGCGACGATGCGGGATCACCTCGGGGAAGCGGTGTACCGCTTCTACAGCGGCGGGCTGTACGAGTTCGGGGAGTTCTGCGCTGACCCGCATCCCGGGAATGTCGTCATCCTCCCGGACGGCAAAGTCGGGTTCCTCGACTTCGGACTGTATGTCCGGATGGACCCCCAGCACAGTCGACTCGAGCGAGGAATCCTCAGGGCCACCCTCGACGGAGACGATGACTTGGCCTACGCGCTGGTGCTACAGACAGGCTTCCTGGCCGACCCTGAGGCGATGCCCCGGCAAACGGTGCTCGAGTTCATCGAGGTCGGGGTCGCGTGGCAGGCCGCTCCGGGGCCGACCACCATTACCCGCGACGTCGCCCGTGCACTGACTCGGAAGATGATGCTGCCCTCGTCTCCCTACTACTCGGCTGTGCGCCGACAGCGACTTCCCGACGCCTACTTATTCGCCCGCCGAACAGAATTGACCACGTGCGCTCTGCTGGCGACGTTCGAACCCACAGCACCGTGGCGGGCGATCGCCATGGAGTGGCTCGCCGGGGCGCCGCCGGTGACGCCGATGGGCCACCTGGTGCACCAGTGGCGGTGCGACCGAGAACGCTTCGCGGAGCTGGATTGA
- a CDS encoding alkene reductase produces the protein MPQLFDDVTVGELALDNRVALAPMTRSRADYDGTPTELIAEFYRQRAGLGLLITEGTQPSDEGQGYPSTPGIYLPEHIAGWRRVAQEVHDEGGRIFVQLMHAGRIADPDNTRFGTQAVAPSAIPVTHTTMHTATGTQAIPRAREMTRNDIDRTISDFASAARAATQAEIDGVELHAANGYLLQQFLSPNTNIRTDEFGGPVRNRIRFPLRVAQATAGAIGGSRVGIRITPGGTVGEIDEGADYPDLYERFVAALAPLDLAYLHVAFLRPTTAKDEHMLERLREVWPGAIIINRAGRTVDQIGSDIAAGVADLESVGTHALANPDLIERLRHGYPLNTPRPEYFYDGGERGYTDYPPYDRQDDAR, from the coding sequence ATGCCTCAACTGTTCGACGATGTCACGGTGGGCGAACTGGCCCTGGACAACAGAGTCGCCCTGGCCCCGATGACCAGAAGTCGCGCCGACTACGACGGCACGCCGACCGAACTGATCGCCGAGTTCTACCGGCAGCGCGCCGGCCTGGGCTTGCTCATCACCGAAGGGACGCAGCCGTCCGACGAGGGGCAGGGCTACCCGTCGACGCCAGGCATCTACCTGCCCGAACATATAGCCGGCTGGCGGCGCGTCGCACAGGAGGTCCATGACGAGGGTGGCCGAATCTTCGTCCAGCTCATGCACGCCGGACGCATCGCCGACCCCGACAACACCCGATTCGGCACCCAGGCGGTGGCCCCCTCGGCGATTCCAGTCACGCACACGACGATGCACACCGCGACCGGCACGCAAGCGATCCCGCGGGCGCGAGAGATGACGCGCAACGACATCGACAGGACCATCTCGGACTTCGCCTCAGCGGCCCGGGCCGCCACTCAAGCCGAAATCGACGGGGTGGAGCTGCACGCCGCCAACGGATACTTGCTCCAACAGTTCCTCTCCCCCAACACCAACATCCGAACCGATGAATTCGGCGGTCCAGTGCGCAACCGGATCCGGTTCCCCTTGCGCGTGGCCCAGGCCACGGCCGGCGCGATCGGCGGATCCCGGGTGGGGATCCGTATAACCCCCGGTGGGACCGTTGGCGAGATCGACGAGGGCGCGGACTACCCCGACTTGTACGAACGATTCGTCGCAGCCCTCGCGCCGCTCGACCTCGCGTACCTGCACGTCGCATTCCTCCGCCCGACGACGGCGAAGGACGAGCACATGCTTGAACGCCTACGTGAGGTGTGGCCGGGCGCCATCATCATCAATCGTGCCGGCCGCACTGTCGACCAGATCGGATCCGATATCGCAGCCGGAGTCGCGGACCTGGAATCGGTCGGCACCCACGCACTCGCGAACCCGGACCTTATCGAGCGCTTGCGCCACGGGTACCCGTTGAACACACCGCGCCCCGAGTACTTCTACGACGGAGGCGAGCGCGGCTACACCGACTATCCTCCGTACGACAGGCAGGACGACGCCCGATGA
- a CDS encoding TetR/AcrR family transcriptional regulator, whose protein sequence is MTAVTARSSRAKPATPDERRRQIFDASVALFATQGYRAVSVADITEKIGVSQGTFYTYFRNKREVLDAILTQVHEQCLAALTTTTTPTDRSGFRQQLHDQALNLADYATSNAALVSIALFYSVGVDDQAREDGLQIFVDLARPVARELTHGVDKGWVRPELDVDFLAQAIIGAVVNACFPTLVGDQPVEPATVAASLLALLDHNRH, encoded by the coding sequence GTGACAGCGGTGACGGCGAGAAGTAGCAGGGCGAAGCCGGCCACCCCCGACGAGCGCCGGCGACAGATCTTCGACGCCTCGGTCGCACTGTTCGCCACCCAAGGATATCGTGCCGTCAGCGTCGCCGACATCACCGAGAAGATCGGCGTCAGCCAAGGCACCTTCTATACCTACTTCCGCAACAAGAGGGAGGTGCTCGATGCAATCTTGACCCAGGTGCATGAGCAATGCCTGGCTGCACTCACGACGACCACGACGCCCACGGACCGGTCCGGCTTCCGACAGCAACTCCATGATCAGGCCCTCAACCTCGCGGACTACGCCACGAGTAACGCGGCACTGGTCTCGATAGCCCTGTTCTACTCGGTCGGGGTTGACGACCAGGCGCGGGAGGACGGCCTGCAGATCTTCGTCGATCTGGCTCGTCCCGTCGCGCGTGAGCTCACGCACGGCGTCGACAAAGGCTGGGTGCGACCTGAACTCGACGTCGACTTCCTCGCCCAGGCGATCATCGGAGCCGTCGTCAATGCGTGTTTCCCCACGCTCGTGGGCGACCAGCCAGTCGAGCCCGCCACGGTCGCAGCGAGCCTCCTCGCCTTACTGGACCACAATCGCCACTGA